In one Cyclopterus lumpus isolate fCycLum1 chromosome 22, fCycLum1.pri, whole genome shotgun sequence genomic region, the following are encoded:
- the LOC117751152 gene encoding LOW QUALITY PROTEIN: paralemmin-1-like (The sequence of the model RefSeq protein was modified relative to this genomic sequence to represent the inferred CDS: deleted 2 bases in 1 codon): protein MAEVSQEEKLQAIAEKRKRQTEIENKRRQLDDDRRQLQHLKSKALRERWLLDGAPAEEETQQRLHEDEVKTKLLEQIILRLEQEIEELETDPPANKGVAKENGGENGVAQGSGQPQERGDGDGGHAAGSQSPTRASEDNPVTLVFMGYKTVEEEQESRAATEGVDGNVKAELVMIEDGDGKAGGEAAAAEQAPPNGSMADKEKANGGGEDGEKEKEKKQTCKCCTVM from the exons ATGGCTGAGGTGTCCCAGGAGGAGAAACTCCAGGCCATCGCT gagaaaaggaagaggcagacagagatTGAAAACAAGAGGAGGCAGCTGGATGATGACCGACGACAACTCCAGCATctcaag TCGAAGGCCCTGAGGGAGCGCTGGTTGTTAGATGGAGCTccggcggaggaggagacgcagcAGCGTCTGCATGAGGACGAGGTGAAGACCAAACTCCTGGAGCAGATCATCCTCAG GCTGGAGCAAGAGATTGAAGAACTGGAGACAGACCCTCCAGCCAATAAGGGTGTGGCCAAAGAAAATGGAG GCGAGAACGGAGTGGCGCAGGGCTCGGGTCAG CCCCAAGAGAGAGGTGACGGGGATGGAGGCCACGCTGCTGGGTCCCAGTCCCCGACCAGGGCCAGCGAAGACAACCCCGTCACCCTGGTGTTCATGGGCTACAAAaccgtggaggaggagcaggagtccCGCGCGGCCACGGAGGGCGTCGACGGCAACGTCAAGGCCGAGTTGGTCATGATCGAGGACGGGGACGGGAAGGCCGGAggggaggcggcggcggcggagcaGGCGCCGCCCAACGGGAGCATGGCGGATAAAGAAAAGGCCAacgggggaggagaggacggagagaaggaaaaggagaagaaacagACCTGCAAGTGCTGCACGGTCATGTGA
- the LOC117751110 gene encoding polypyrimidine tract-binding protein 1-like isoform X2, protein MDGRLDAELYPLGTGYVPEIDVHDIAVGTKRGSDELFSTCIANGPYIMNSANGNDSKKFKGDVRSPGVPSRVVHVRKLPNDINEAEVIGLGLPFGKVTNLLMLKGKNQAFLEMTSEECAQTMVSYYSSVTPVIRNHPIYMQYSTHKELKTDNSPNQVRAQAALQAVNALHGGGMGGMAIPADVASMGGAGSQSPVLRVIVENLFYPVTLDVLHQIFSKFGTVLKIITFTKNNQFQALIQYADGLTAQHSKLSLDGQNIYNACCTLRISFSKLTSLNVKYNNDKSRDYTRPDLPTADSHASLDHQTMAAAFAAPGLISASPYGGHGFPQAFAIQQASGLSMPGMPGGLASLGVGHGGMAAAAAAASRLGLTGFAPSGGHHVLLVSNLNPESVTPHCLFILFGVYGDVMRVKILFNKKENALIQMSDSTQAQLAMSHLNGQRLHGRAMRVTSSKHTTVQLPREGHEDQGLTKDYSNSPLHRFKKPGSKNYSNIFPPSATLHLSNIPPSVVEDDLRRLFGSSGATVKAFKFFQKDRKMALIQMGSVEEAIESLIEFHNHDLGENHHLRVSFSKSTI, encoded by the exons ATGGACGG CCGCCTAGACGCTGAATTGTACCCTTTGGGAACCGGCTACGTCCCTGAAATTGA TGTCCATGACATAGCCGTTGGCACAAAG agGGGATCCGACGAACTATTTTCTACCTGCATAGCCAACGGGCCCTATATCATGAACTCag cCAATGGCAACGACAGCAAAAAATTCAAAGGTGACGTCCGCAGTCCCGGTGTTCCGTCACGTGTGGTCCATGTACGCAAGCTGCCCAACGACATAAATGAGGCTGAAGTTATTGGCCTGGGGCTGCCCTTTGGGAAGGTCACTAATTTGCTGATGCTGAAAGGGAAAAACCAG GCATTCTTAGAAATGACCAGCGAGGAGTGTGCACAGACGATGGTGAGCTACTACTCCTCTGTAACCCCCGTCATCAGGAACCACCCCATTTACATGCAATACTCAACTCACAAGGAGCTCAAGACCGACAACTCCCCCAACCAAGTG cgtgCCCAGGCAGCTCTGCAGGCAGTGAATGCTCTGCATGGCGGCGGGATGGGGGGCATGGCCATTCCAGCAGATGTGGCGAGCATGGGGGGAGCAGGGTCCCAAAGCCCTGTGCTCAGGGTCATCGTGGAAAACCTCTTCTACCCCGTCACCCTGGATGTCCTTCACCAG ATCTTCTCTAAATTCGGCACCGTGCTGAAGATCATCACATTCACTAAGAACAACCAATTCCAGGCTCTGATCCAGTATGCCGACGGCTTGACTGCTCAGCACTCCAAACTG TCTCTGGATGGACAGAACATCTACAACGCCTGCTGTACCCTGAGAATCAGCTTCTCCAAGCTCACCAGCCTCAATGTCAAGTACAACAACGACAAGAGCAGGGATTACACCCGTCCAGACCTCCCCACCGCTGACTCACACGCTTCTCTTGACCACCAGACCATGGCGGCTGCATTTG CTGCTCCAGGCTTAATCTCAGCTTCTCCTTATGGTGGCCATGGCTTCCCCCAAGCCTTTGCCATCCAGCAGGCATCAG GGCTGTCGATGCCCGGTATGCCTGGAGGCCTAGCGTCCCTGGGTGTGGGCCACGGTGGCATGGCTGCCGCCGCAGCTGCCGCTAGCCGGCTCGGCCTGACGGGGTTCGCCCCATCTGGGGGACACCATGTGTTGTTGGTCAGCAATCTGAACCCTGAG AGCGTTACGCCACACTGCCTCTTTATTCTTTTCG gtgtgtACGGCGACGTGATGAGAGTGAAGATCCTGTTTAATAAAAAGGAGAACGCTCTGATCCAGATGTCTGATAGCACTCAAGCTCAGCTAG CTATGAGCCACCTGAACGGTCAGCGTCTCCATGGCCGGGCCATGCGTGTGACCTCATCGAAACACACCACGGTGCAGCTGCCCAGGGAGGGCCACGAGGACCAGGGTCTCACGAAGGACTACAGCAACTCACCGCTGCACCGCTTCAAGAAGCCCGGCTCCAAAAATTACTCCAACATCTTCCCGCCCTCGGCAACACTCCACCTCTCCAACATACC GCCTTCGGTGGTGGAGGACGACCTCCGGAGGCTTTTTGGCAGCTCAGGAGCCACAGTTAAAGCCTTCAAGTTCTTTCA GAAAGACCGCAAGATGGCCCTGATCCAGATGGGCTCCGTCGAGGAGGCGATCGAGTCTCTCATTGAGTTCCACAACCATGATCTGGGAGAGAACCACCACCTTCGAGTGTCCTTCTCAAAGTCCACCATCTGA
- the LOC117751110 gene encoding polypyrimidine tract-binding protein 1-like isoform X1 encodes MDGRLDAELYPLGTGYVPEIDSVHDIAVGTKRGSDELFSTCIANGPYIMNSANGNDSKKFKGDVRSPGVPSRVVHVRKLPNDINEAEVIGLGLPFGKVTNLLMLKGKNQAFLEMTSEECAQTMVSYYSSVTPVIRNHPIYMQYSTHKELKTDNSPNQVRAQAALQAVNALHGGGMGGMAIPADVASMGGAGSQSPVLRVIVENLFYPVTLDVLHQIFSKFGTVLKIITFTKNNQFQALIQYADGLTAQHSKLSLDGQNIYNACCTLRISFSKLTSLNVKYNNDKSRDYTRPDLPTADSHASLDHQTMAAAFAAPGLISASPYGGHGFPQAFAIQQASGLSMPGMPGGLASLGVGHGGMAAAAAAASRLGLTGFAPSGGHHVLLVSNLNPESVTPHCLFILFGVYGDVMRVKILFNKKENALIQMSDSTQAQLAMSHLNGQRLHGRAMRVTSSKHTTVQLPREGHEDQGLTKDYSNSPLHRFKKPGSKNYSNIFPPSATLHLSNIPPSVVEDDLRRLFGSSGATVKAFKFFQKDRKMALIQMGSVEEAIESLIEFHNHDLGENHHLRVSFSKSTI; translated from the exons ATGGACGG CCGCCTAGACGCTGAATTGTACCCTTTGGGAACCGGCTACGTCCCTGAAATTGA cAGTGTCCATGACATAGCCGTTGGCACAAAG agGGGATCCGACGAACTATTTTCTACCTGCATAGCCAACGGGCCCTATATCATGAACTCag cCAATGGCAACGACAGCAAAAAATTCAAAGGTGACGTCCGCAGTCCCGGTGTTCCGTCACGTGTGGTCCATGTACGCAAGCTGCCCAACGACATAAATGAGGCTGAAGTTATTGGCCTGGGGCTGCCCTTTGGGAAGGTCACTAATTTGCTGATGCTGAAAGGGAAAAACCAG GCATTCTTAGAAATGACCAGCGAGGAGTGTGCACAGACGATGGTGAGCTACTACTCCTCTGTAACCCCCGTCATCAGGAACCACCCCATTTACATGCAATACTCAACTCACAAGGAGCTCAAGACCGACAACTCCCCCAACCAAGTG cgtgCCCAGGCAGCTCTGCAGGCAGTGAATGCTCTGCATGGCGGCGGGATGGGGGGCATGGCCATTCCAGCAGATGTGGCGAGCATGGGGGGAGCAGGGTCCCAAAGCCCTGTGCTCAGGGTCATCGTGGAAAACCTCTTCTACCCCGTCACCCTGGATGTCCTTCACCAG ATCTTCTCTAAATTCGGCACCGTGCTGAAGATCATCACATTCACTAAGAACAACCAATTCCAGGCTCTGATCCAGTATGCCGACGGCTTGACTGCTCAGCACTCCAAACTG TCTCTGGATGGACAGAACATCTACAACGCCTGCTGTACCCTGAGAATCAGCTTCTCCAAGCTCACCAGCCTCAATGTCAAGTACAACAACGACAAGAGCAGGGATTACACCCGTCCAGACCTCCCCACCGCTGACTCACACGCTTCTCTTGACCACCAGACCATGGCGGCTGCATTTG CTGCTCCAGGCTTAATCTCAGCTTCTCCTTATGGTGGCCATGGCTTCCCCCAAGCCTTTGCCATCCAGCAGGCATCAG GGCTGTCGATGCCCGGTATGCCTGGAGGCCTAGCGTCCCTGGGTGTGGGCCACGGTGGCATGGCTGCCGCCGCAGCTGCCGCTAGCCGGCTCGGCCTGACGGGGTTCGCCCCATCTGGGGGACACCATGTGTTGTTGGTCAGCAATCTGAACCCTGAG AGCGTTACGCCACACTGCCTCTTTATTCTTTTCG gtgtgtACGGCGACGTGATGAGAGTGAAGATCCTGTTTAATAAAAAGGAGAACGCTCTGATCCAGATGTCTGATAGCACTCAAGCTCAGCTAG CTATGAGCCACCTGAACGGTCAGCGTCTCCATGGCCGGGCCATGCGTGTGACCTCATCGAAACACACCACGGTGCAGCTGCCCAGGGAGGGCCACGAGGACCAGGGTCTCACGAAGGACTACAGCAACTCACCGCTGCACCGCTTCAAGAAGCCCGGCTCCAAAAATTACTCCAACATCTTCCCGCCCTCGGCAACACTCCACCTCTCCAACATACC GCCTTCGGTGGTGGAGGACGACCTCCGGAGGCTTTTTGGCAGCTCAGGAGCCACAGTTAAAGCCTTCAAGTTCTTTCA GAAAGACCGCAAGATGGCCCTGATCCAGATGGGCTCCGTCGAGGAGGCGATCGAGTCTCTCATTGAGTTCCACAACCATGATCTGGGAGAGAACCACCACCTTCGAGTGTCCTTCTCAAAGTCCACCATCTGA
- the LOC117751110 gene encoding polypyrimidine tract-binding protein 1-like isoform X3 translates to MDGRLDAELYPLGTGYVPEIDSVHDIAVGTKRGSDELFSTCIANGPYIMNSANGNDSKKFKGDVRSPGVPSRVVHVRKLPNDINEAEVIGLGLPFGKVTNLLMLKGKNQAFLEMTSEECAQTMVSYYSSVTPVIRNHPIYMQYSTHKELKTDNSPNQVRAQAALQAVNALHGGGMGGMAIPADVASMGGAGSQSPVLRVIVENLFYPVTLDVLHQIFSKFGTVLKIITFTKNNQFQALIQYADGLTAQHSKLSLDGQNIYNACCTLRISFSKLTSLNVKYNNDKSRDYTRPDLPTADSHASLDHQTMAAAFGLISASPYGGHGFPQAFAIQQASGLSMPGMPGGLASLGVGHGGMAAAAAAASRLGLTGFAPSGGHHVLLVSNLNPESVTPHCLFILFGVYGDVMRVKILFNKKENALIQMSDSTQAQLAMSHLNGQRLHGRAMRVTSSKHTTVQLPREGHEDQGLTKDYSNSPLHRFKKPGSKNYSNIFPPSATLHLSNIPPSVVEDDLRRLFGSSGATVKAFKFFQKDRKMALIQMGSVEEAIESLIEFHNHDLGENHHLRVSFSKSTI, encoded by the exons ATGGACGG CCGCCTAGACGCTGAATTGTACCCTTTGGGAACCGGCTACGTCCCTGAAATTGA cAGTGTCCATGACATAGCCGTTGGCACAAAG agGGGATCCGACGAACTATTTTCTACCTGCATAGCCAACGGGCCCTATATCATGAACTCag cCAATGGCAACGACAGCAAAAAATTCAAAGGTGACGTCCGCAGTCCCGGTGTTCCGTCACGTGTGGTCCATGTACGCAAGCTGCCCAACGACATAAATGAGGCTGAAGTTATTGGCCTGGGGCTGCCCTTTGGGAAGGTCACTAATTTGCTGATGCTGAAAGGGAAAAACCAG GCATTCTTAGAAATGACCAGCGAGGAGTGTGCACAGACGATGGTGAGCTACTACTCCTCTGTAACCCCCGTCATCAGGAACCACCCCATTTACATGCAATACTCAACTCACAAGGAGCTCAAGACCGACAACTCCCCCAACCAAGTG cgtgCCCAGGCAGCTCTGCAGGCAGTGAATGCTCTGCATGGCGGCGGGATGGGGGGCATGGCCATTCCAGCAGATGTGGCGAGCATGGGGGGAGCAGGGTCCCAAAGCCCTGTGCTCAGGGTCATCGTGGAAAACCTCTTCTACCCCGTCACCCTGGATGTCCTTCACCAG ATCTTCTCTAAATTCGGCACCGTGCTGAAGATCATCACATTCACTAAGAACAACCAATTCCAGGCTCTGATCCAGTATGCCGACGGCTTGACTGCTCAGCACTCCAAACTG TCTCTGGATGGACAGAACATCTACAACGCCTGCTGTACCCTGAGAATCAGCTTCTCCAAGCTCACCAGCCTCAATGTCAAGTACAACAACGACAAGAGCAGGGATTACACCCGTCCAGACCTCCCCACCGCTGACTCACACGCTTCTCTTGACCACCAGACCATGGCGGCTGCATTTG GCTTAATCTCAGCTTCTCCTTATGGTGGCCATGGCTTCCCCCAAGCCTTTGCCATCCAGCAGGCATCAG GGCTGTCGATGCCCGGTATGCCTGGAGGCCTAGCGTCCCTGGGTGTGGGCCACGGTGGCATGGCTGCCGCCGCAGCTGCCGCTAGCCGGCTCGGCCTGACGGGGTTCGCCCCATCTGGGGGACACCATGTGTTGTTGGTCAGCAATCTGAACCCTGAG AGCGTTACGCCACACTGCCTCTTTATTCTTTTCG gtgtgtACGGCGACGTGATGAGAGTGAAGATCCTGTTTAATAAAAAGGAGAACGCTCTGATCCAGATGTCTGATAGCACTCAAGCTCAGCTAG CTATGAGCCACCTGAACGGTCAGCGTCTCCATGGCCGGGCCATGCGTGTGACCTCATCGAAACACACCACGGTGCAGCTGCCCAGGGAGGGCCACGAGGACCAGGGTCTCACGAAGGACTACAGCAACTCACCGCTGCACCGCTTCAAGAAGCCCGGCTCCAAAAATTACTCCAACATCTTCCCGCCCTCGGCAACACTCCACCTCTCCAACATACC GCCTTCGGTGGTGGAGGACGACCTCCGGAGGCTTTTTGGCAGCTCAGGAGCCACAGTTAAAGCCTTCAAGTTCTTTCA GAAAGACCGCAAGATGGCCCTGATCCAGATGGGCTCCGTCGAGGAGGCGATCGAGTCTCTCATTGAGTTCCACAACCATGATCTGGGAGAGAACCACCACCTTCGAGTGTCCTTCTCAAAGTCCACCATCTGA
- the LOC117751110 gene encoding polypyrimidine tract-binding protein 1-like isoform X4 gives MNSANGNDSKKFKGDVRSPGVPSRVVHVRKLPNDINEAEVIGLGLPFGKVTNLLMLKGKNQAFLEMTSEECAQTMVSYYSSVTPVIRNHPIYMQYSTHKELKTDNSPNQVRAQAALQAVNALHGGGMGGMAIPADVASMGGAGSQSPVLRVIVENLFYPVTLDVLHQIFSKFGTVLKIITFTKNNQFQALIQYADGLTAQHSKLSLDGQNIYNACCTLRISFSKLTSLNVKYNNDKSRDYTRPDLPTADSHASLDHQTMAAAFAAPGLISASPYGGHGFPQAFAIQQASGLSMPGMPGGLASLGVGHGGMAAAAAAASRLGLTGFAPSGGHHVLLVSNLNPESVTPHCLFILFGVYGDVMRVKILFNKKENALIQMSDSTQAQLAMSHLNGQRLHGRAMRVTSSKHTTVQLPREGHEDQGLTKDYSNSPLHRFKKPGSKNYSNIFPPSATLHLSNIPPSVVEDDLRRLFGSSGATVKAFKFFQKDRKMALIQMGSVEEAIESLIEFHNHDLGENHHLRVSFSKSTI, from the exons ATGAACTCag cCAATGGCAACGACAGCAAAAAATTCAAAGGTGACGTCCGCAGTCCCGGTGTTCCGTCACGTGTGGTCCATGTACGCAAGCTGCCCAACGACATAAATGAGGCTGAAGTTATTGGCCTGGGGCTGCCCTTTGGGAAGGTCACTAATTTGCTGATGCTGAAAGGGAAAAACCAG GCATTCTTAGAAATGACCAGCGAGGAGTGTGCACAGACGATGGTGAGCTACTACTCCTCTGTAACCCCCGTCATCAGGAACCACCCCATTTACATGCAATACTCAACTCACAAGGAGCTCAAGACCGACAACTCCCCCAACCAAGTG cgtgCCCAGGCAGCTCTGCAGGCAGTGAATGCTCTGCATGGCGGCGGGATGGGGGGCATGGCCATTCCAGCAGATGTGGCGAGCATGGGGGGAGCAGGGTCCCAAAGCCCTGTGCTCAGGGTCATCGTGGAAAACCTCTTCTACCCCGTCACCCTGGATGTCCTTCACCAG ATCTTCTCTAAATTCGGCACCGTGCTGAAGATCATCACATTCACTAAGAACAACCAATTCCAGGCTCTGATCCAGTATGCCGACGGCTTGACTGCTCAGCACTCCAAACTG TCTCTGGATGGACAGAACATCTACAACGCCTGCTGTACCCTGAGAATCAGCTTCTCCAAGCTCACCAGCCTCAATGTCAAGTACAACAACGACAAGAGCAGGGATTACACCCGTCCAGACCTCCCCACCGCTGACTCACACGCTTCTCTTGACCACCAGACCATGGCGGCTGCATTTG CTGCTCCAGGCTTAATCTCAGCTTCTCCTTATGGTGGCCATGGCTTCCCCCAAGCCTTTGCCATCCAGCAGGCATCAG GGCTGTCGATGCCCGGTATGCCTGGAGGCCTAGCGTCCCTGGGTGTGGGCCACGGTGGCATGGCTGCCGCCGCAGCTGCCGCTAGCCGGCTCGGCCTGACGGGGTTCGCCCCATCTGGGGGACACCATGTGTTGTTGGTCAGCAATCTGAACCCTGAG AGCGTTACGCCACACTGCCTCTTTATTCTTTTCG gtgtgtACGGCGACGTGATGAGAGTGAAGATCCTGTTTAATAAAAAGGAGAACGCTCTGATCCAGATGTCTGATAGCACTCAAGCTCAGCTAG CTATGAGCCACCTGAACGGTCAGCGTCTCCATGGCCGGGCCATGCGTGTGACCTCATCGAAACACACCACGGTGCAGCTGCCCAGGGAGGGCCACGAGGACCAGGGTCTCACGAAGGACTACAGCAACTCACCGCTGCACCGCTTCAAGAAGCCCGGCTCCAAAAATTACTCCAACATCTTCCCGCCCTCGGCAACACTCCACCTCTCCAACATACC GCCTTCGGTGGTGGAGGACGACCTCCGGAGGCTTTTTGGCAGCTCAGGAGCCACAGTTAAAGCCTTCAAGTTCTTTCA GAAAGACCGCAAGATGGCCCTGATCCAGATGGGCTCCGTCGAGGAGGCGATCGAGTCTCTCATTGAGTTCCACAACCATGATCTGGGAGAGAACCACCACCTTCGAGTGTCCTTCTCAAAGTCCACCATCTGA